A genome region from Cucurbita pepo subsp. pepo cultivar mu-cu-16 chromosome LG02, ASM280686v2, whole genome shotgun sequence includes the following:
- the LOC111787976 gene encoding phosphoenolpyruvate carboxylase, housekeeping isozyme isoform X2: protein MANRNLEKLASIDAQLRMLVPARVSEDDKLVEYDALLLDRFLDILQDLHGEDLKETVQECYELSAEYEGKHDPKKLEELGNVLTSLDPGDSIVIAKSFSHMLNLANLAEEVQIAYRRRIKLKKGDFADENSATTESDIEETLKKLVGDLNKSPQEVFDALKNQTVDLVLTAHPTQSVRRSLLQKHARIRDCLVQLYSKDITPDDKQELDEALQREIQAAFRTDEIRRTPPTPQDEMRAGMSYFHETIWKGVPKFLRRVDTALKNIGIDERVPHNAPLIQFSSWMGGDRDGNPRVTPEVTRDVCLLARMMAANLYYSQIEDLMFELSMWRCNSELRERADMLHNSSRRDAKHYIEFWKQVPGNEPYRVILGDVRDKLYQTRERSRHLLAHGHSDIPEDATFTNVEQFLEPLELCYRSLCGCGDRAIADGTLLDFLRQVSTFGLSLVRLDIRQESDRHTDVLDAITQHLELGSYKEWSEEQRQEWLLSELSGKRPLFGPDLPKTEEISDVLNTFHVIAELPSDNFGAYIISMATAPSDVLAVELLQRECHVMQPLRVVPLFEKLADLEAAPAALARLFSIDWYRNRINGKQEVMIGYSDSGKDAGRFSAAWQLYKAQEELIKVAKQYGVKLTMFHGRGGTVGRGGGPTHLAILSQPPETVHGSLRVTVQGEVIEQSFGEEHLCFRTLQRFTAATLEHGMHPPVSPKPEWRALMDEMAVVATEEYRSIVFKEPRFVEYFRLATPELEYGRMNIGSRPSKRKPSGGIESLRAIPWIFAWTQTRFHLPVWLGFGAAFKHIIQKNVKNLHMLQEMYNEWPFFRVTIDLVEMVFAKGDPGIAALYDKLLVSEDLWSFGERLRADYEETKSLLLQIAGHRDLLEGDPSLKQRLRLRDSYITTLNVCQAYTLKRIRDPNYNVQVRPHISKEIMEGSKPADELIQLNPMSDYAPGLEDTLILTMKGIAAGLQNTG from the exons ATGGCGAACAGGAATCTGGAGAAGTTGGCATCAATTGATGCGCAGCTTCGGATGTTAGTACCAGCCAGAGTGAGCGAGGATGATAAACTAGTGGAGTATGATGCGTTGTTACTGGATCGATTCCTTGACATTCTCCAGGATTTACATGGGGAGGATCTGAAGGAAACT GTGCAAGAATGCTATGAACTGTCGGCGGAGTACGAAGGGAAGCACGATCCGAAGAAACTTGAGGAGCTTGGAAATGTGTTGACTAGTTTAGATCCAGGGGACTCTATAGTGATTGCTAAGTCTTTCTCCCATATGCTTAACTTGGCTAACTTGGCTGAGGAGGTTCAGATTGCTTATCGTCGAAGGATTAAGCTGAAGAAGGGTGATTTTGCTGATGAGAACTCTGCAACCACTGAATCTGATATTGAGGAAACTTTGAAGAAGCTTGTGGGTGATTTGAATAAGTCGCCTCAAGAAGTTTTTGATGCCTTGAAGAACCAAACTGTGGATTTGGTCTTGACTGCTCATCCTACTCAATCAGTTCGTAGATCTTTGCTTCAGAAGCATGCAAG GATAAGGGATTGTTTAGTCCAATTGTACTCCAAAGACATTACTCCTGATGACAAGCAAGAGCTTGATGAGGCACTTCAGAGAGAG ATTCAAGCTGCATTTCGTACCGATGAAATCCGTAGGACTCCTCCTACCCCACAAGATGAAATGAGGGCAGGAATGAGCTACTTCCACGAGACGATTTGGAAGGGTGTTCCTAAATTTCTGCGTCGTGTTGATACTGCTTTGAAGAATATTGGAATTGACGAACGTGTGCCTCATAATGCACCGCTTATTCAGTTTTCATCCTGGATGGGTGGTGACCGTGATG GTAATCCTAGGGTGACACCGGAGGTTACGAGGGATGTCTGTCTTCTTGCTAGAATGATGGCTGCTAATCTGTACTACTCACAGATTGAGGATCTCATGTTTGAG TTGTCTATGTGGCGATGCAATAGCGAGCTTCGTGAACGTGCAGACATGCTTCATAATTCATCAAGGAGAGATGCAAAACACTATATAG AATTTTGGAAGCAAGTTCCTGGCAATGAACCGTACCGGGTGATTCTTGGCGATGTGAGGGACAAGCTTTATCAAACACGTGAACGTTCTCGCCATTTGTTAGCACATGGACACTCGGACATCCCCGAGGATGCGACTTTTACAAATGTCGAGCAG TTCTTGGAACCTCTTGAACTATGCTACCGATCCCTCTGTGGTTGTGGCGACCGTGCGATTGCTGATGGCACCCTTCTTGATTTTTTGAGGCAAGTGTCCACTTTTGGTCTGTCACTTGTAAGGCTCGACATCAGGCAAGAGTCGGATCGTCATACCGATGTCTTGGATGCCATTACTCAGCATTTGGAACTCGGTTCGTACAAAGAATGGTCTGAAGAACAGCGACAAGAGTGGCTTTTATCTGAACTCAGTGGCAAACGTCCTCTTTTTGGTCCTGATCTTCCTAAAACTGAAGAAATATCTGATGTTTTGAACACATTCCACGTAATAGCTGAGCTTCCTTCGGATAACTTCGGTGCATATATCATTTCAATGGCCACCGCTCCATCCGATGTTTTGGCAGTCGAGCTCTTGCAACGTGAATGCCATGTTATGCAACCATTGAGAGTTGTTCCGCTGTTCGAGAAGCTTGCAGATTTGGAGGCTGCACCAGCAGCCCTTGCTCGCCTCTTCTCGATAGATTGGTACAGAAATCGGATTAACGGAAAGCAAGAAGTCATGATTGGGTACTCGGATTCTGGCAAAGACGCTGGACGGTTCTCTGCAGCTTGGCAGTTGTATAAGGCTCAAGAAGAGCTTATAAAGGTTGCTAAGCAATATGGTGTGAAGCTAACTATGTTTCATGGTCGTGGTGGCACTGTCGGAAGAGGAGGTGGACCAACTCATCTTGCTATTTTGTCCCAACCACCTGAGACGGTTCACGGTTCGCTCCGTGTAACGGTACAGGGTGAAGTTATTGAGCAATCCTTTGGAGAGGAGCATTTGTGTTTTAGAACGCTCCAACGTTTCACTGCTGCAACGCTCGAGCACGGTATGCACCCTCCAGTTTCACCAAAACCCGAATGGCGTGCACTGATGGATGAAATGGCCGTTGTCGCTACAGAGGAATATCGTTCCATTGTCTTCAAAGAGCCACGATTCGTGGAGTATTTCCGCCTT GCAACACCAGAGCTGGAGTATGGTAGGATGAATATCGGTAGTCGTCCATCGAAGCGAAAGCCAAGCGGCGGTATCGAGTCACTTCGTGCAATCCCGTGGATTTTCGCATGGACGCAGACGAGGTTCCATCTACCAGTTTGGTTAGGCTTCGGGGCCGCATTCAAGCATATTATCCAGAAAAACGTTAAGAACCTTCACATGTTGCAGGAGATGTACAACGAATGGCCGTTCTTTAGGGTCACCATCGATTTGGTCGAAATGGTGTTCGCCAAAGGAGACCCTGGGATCGCAGCTTTGTACGACAAGCTCCTAGTTTCGGAGGACCTCTGGTCGTTTGGAGAGCGGTTGAGAGCCGACTACGAAGAAACGAAGAGCCTTCTACTACAG ATTGCTGGACACAGAGATCTTCTTGAAGGGGATCCTTCCTTGAAGCAAAGACTCCGTCTCCGTGACTCGTACATCACGACTCTGAACGTGTGCCAAGCATACACACTGAAACGAATCCGTGATCCGAACTACAACGTGCAAGTTCGTCCACACATTTCAAAGGAAATAATGGAAGGAAGCAAACCAGCAGACGAACTCATTCAACTAAACCCGATGAGCGATTACGCACCGGGGCTAGAGGACACACTCATCTTGACCATGAAGGGTATTGCTGCTGGACTTCAGAACACCGGTTAA
- the LOC111788535 gene encoding protein LIGHT-DEPENDENT SHORT HYPOCOTYLS 10-like, producing the protein MSTSKGNDVGEGSSSSSSSLVIVDDNNQQQHQQQQLVPVSRYESQKRRDWYTFGQYLRNQRPPLAISQCNSSHVLDFLRYLDQFGKTKVHLNGCGFFGQPEPPGPCTCPLKQAWGSLDALIGRLRAAYEENGGSSETNPFASGAIRIYLREIRDSQSKARGIPYKKKKKKNPTKTDEGA; encoded by the exons ATGTCGACTAGTAAAGGCAACGACGTTGGAGAAGGATCGTCATCGAGTTCGTCTTCTCTAGTTATCGTTGATGATAACAATCAACAACAGCACCAACAACAACAGCTTGTTCCAGTGAGTCGTTATGAGTCGCAAAAGAGGCGAGACTGGTACACTTTTGGGCAATATTTGAGAAATCAACGCCCTCCCTTGGCAATTTCGCAATGTAATTCAAGTCATGTGTTGGATTTCCTTCGTTATCTCGACCAATTTGGTAAGACAAAAGTTCACTTAAATGGGTGTGGTTTTTTTGGACAACCTGAACCACCGGGACCTTGTACTTGCCCTCTTAAACAAGCTTGGGGTAGTCTTGATGCTCTTATTGGTCGACTTAGAGCTGCttatgaagaaaatggagGTTCTTCGGAGACTAATCCATTTGCAAGTGGTGCTATAAGAATTTATCTACGAGAAATAAGAGACTCCCAATCAAAAGCAAGAGGAATTCCatataagaagaagaaaaagaagaacccAACAAAGACTGATGAAG GGGCCTAA